Genomic DNA from Spirochaetaceae bacterium:
GGGTCCATGGTAGCGACGATTCATGACCGCGCACCCAAGTTTGCTACGAACGACGGTTCCCTTCCGCGTACCGCGCGATGCGGCGCAGCATGCCGCGGAAGATCGCCTCGTGCGCCGGGTAGAGCAGGTACCAGTAGGCGCGGCCGGTGATGCCGACCGGGTCGTACAGCGCCGTCTGGCGGATCTCGGCGCCGTCGCCGCGGGGGGCCACCTCGAACTGCAGCCAGGCGCGCCCCGGCAGCCGCATCTCCGCCTCCAGGGTGAGGCGGTGCGGCGGCTCGTACGCCACCACGCGCCAGCAGTCGAGCACGTCGCCGGGGCGCAGCTCGACGCCGTCACGGCGCCCGCGCTTCATGCCGGGGCCGCCGAGCAGCCGGTCCACGGCGCCGCGCAGCCGCCACAGCCAGTCTCCGTAGTACCAGCCGGTCCGGCCGCCGATGCGCTGAATGGGGCCGAACGCGCGCGGTGCGGGCACCGCCACGGTCACCGCGCGCGAGTCGACCAGGCGGGTACCGAAGTGTACGCCGCCCCAGCGGCGCCGCTCCACGGTGAGGGCGGACGCCGCATCCGCCCAGCGGGTCGCCACGAAGCGGGCATCCTCGTCGGCCAGCGCCTGCCGGATCGCGTCGCGGTAGTCGCGCGGGCGCAAGCCGAACGCTTCCGCGGCCGCCGGGTCGGACACCACGCTCGGTATCGTGATGCTTTCGATCAGCTTGCGCCCCACGCGCGCGAACAGCGGCGTGACCAGCCCCAGCCACAGACTGGACAGGTGGGGGGTGAGCAGCGGCACCGGCACCAGCAGCCGCCGCAGGCCGCACTGGCGCGCGTATTCCTCCATCAGTCCGCGGTAGGTGGTGACCGCCGCACCGCCGATCTCGAACACGCGCGAGCCGGTGAGGTCCATCTCGCCCGCGGCGACCAGGTAGTCGAGCACGTCGGCGATGGCGATCGGCTGCGCCGGCACCGACACCCAGCGCGGCATCACCATTACCGGCAGCCGCTGCACCAGCGCGCGGATCATCTCGAACGACAGGCTGCCGGCGCCGATGATGACCGAGGCGCGCAGTTCGACCGTCGGGATGCCGGATCCGCGCAGCACCGCGCCCACCCGCAGCCGGCTGCGCATGTGCGCCGAGCCGGCACCGCCCGCCCGCTGCCGGTTGCGCATGTGCGCGGAATCGGCACCGCCCTCTCGCTGCCGGCTGCGCATGTGCGCCGAGCCGCCGCTGTCCTCGGAGCGGTCGCTGTTCGCCAGCCCGCCGAGATAGACGATGCGCGCCACGCCGGCTGCGCGCGCGGCACCGGCGAACGCCTCGGCCGCGCGCTCTTCCTCGCGTTCCCACCGGCCGTGTGCGCCGCGCGAACCGAGCGAGTGCACCAGGTAGTATGCGGTGGTGACGCCGGCGAGGGGCCCCGGCAGCGAACCGGGCTCCAGCAGGTCGCCGGCCATCACCTCGGTGGAGGCAGCGAAGCGTCCCGCCAGCAGTTCCGGGCGGCGCGCCAGACAGCGCACCCGCGTCCCGCGCCGCTCCAGTGCCGCCACCAGGCGCCCGCCCACGTACCCGCTTGCCCCGGTCACCAGGGTGGTGTCACGCAAGTGCTTACCCACGCGTCGCGCGCCGGCCATGCCGATCCGCGCGGCGGGCGCAAGATTGCGCTGCCGGTCCGCGACCGGTGCGGCTCGCTCCATGCACGGCGAATCGCCGCCGGCGGCAATGCTCCTGCCGTCCCGCTCCCGTGCCGATGGACTTCCAGGTCACCTCACCATTGTCATGGGAGTTGTCATGCGAATGGTCATGCGAATGGTCATAGGATCGCACGTCCTGCACTTCTACTTCCAATCTTACTGGATCGCGATCAATAGGCGGCAGGTCGGGTAGACTTGGGTCATGAGTCGGCACAACCACGTTGGCGGCAGGTTCGGATTCGATGCGCCGCGCGCGCAGCCGATCGAGCGGTCGATCACCTGGGCGGCGCAGCATGGTTTCCGCTACATCGACTTCCAGGCCGACCTGCCGCCCAACGACATCGCCTCGTTCGACGCCGCACGGGTGCGCGAGGTGCGCGGGCTGTGCGAGCGGCACGAGGTTGCGCTCGGCATCCACCCGTCGTCCGCCATCAACAACGCCGAGTACGTGCCGGTCATGGCGGCGGCGGTGGACGACTACCTGGCCGCCAACCTCGACCTGGCGGTGCGCCTCGGATGCGGCTGGATCATCGGCCACGGCGGCTACCAGTTCGGCGACCTGGAGGCGCGGCGCGCGGCGGCCATCGCACGCATGCAGCGGTTGCTGGAGGGCGCCGAGCGCAACGACGTCACCGTGTACTTCGAGAATCACAACCGCGAGCCCGAGCACGCCGAGATGCACTACCTGCCGCACACCGTCGAAGAGACGCGCTGGTTCTTCGACGCCATCGAGTCGCCGCACTTCAAGTGGGCGTTCAACGTGGCGCACGGCAACCTGGTGCCCGACGGCTGGGACGGGTTCCTGGCTGCCTTCGGCGCCGGCAACATCGGCCAGGTGCGGCTCAACGACAACCGCGGCGACTACGAGGTGCACCTGGTCCCCGGCGAGGGCAACATCGACTTCGCGGCGCTGTTCGCGGCGCTGCGCGAGGCCGGCTACGAGGGCTGGTTCAATCTTGGCTTCGGCGGCGAGGCCGACAAGATAAGGGTCAAGGAATGGTTTACCGGCCTGCTCTGACGGGCGGCGCGGGAGGAGGATGAGCATGGCGTTCGGCAGTGGCGACTACCGCTACGAAGTGGCGGAGGGATGGGGGCAGCTTCCCGACGGATGGACCTGGGGCTGGATCCCCGCGGTGGCGTGCGACTCGCGGGACCGCGTGTTCGTTTATTCGCGCAGCGAACATCCGCTGGTGGTGTTCGACCGTGACGGCCGCTTCCTGGAGGAGTGGGGCGCCGGCGTGCTGGACGATGCGCACGGCATCTTCATCGACGGCGAGGACAACGTGTTCTGCACCGAGCGCAACAACCACTGCATCTACAAGTTCAACGCCCGCGGCGAACTGGTGATGACGATCGGCACCCCCGGCAAGAAGGGCGCGCGCGACGGTGACCCGTTCAACCTGCCCACCGACGTGGGCATCGCATCGAACGGCGACCTGTTCATTTCAGACGGTTACGGCAACGCCCGCGTGCACAAGTACTCGCCGGAGGGCGAATTGCTGCTGTCGTGGGGCGAGTGGGGCACCGGCCCCGGCCAGTTCAACCTGTCGCACGCGGTGCGCGTGGACGCGCAGGACCGCGTCTGGGTGTGCGACCGCAGCAACGACCGCATCCAGATCTTCGACACCGAGGGCCGCTACCTCACCGAGTGGGCCGGCATCCTGAAGCCGGACAACATCCACTTCGACCCCGCCGGCGAGGTGGTCTACGTCGCCGGCGTGCACCACGAAGTCAGCGTCTACTCCATGGCGGGCCAACGGCTCAGCACCTGGGGCGGCGGTCGTTCGAG
This window encodes:
- a CDS encoding sugar phosphate isomerase/epimerase; this encodes MSRHNHVGGRFGFDAPRAQPIERSITWAAQHGFRYIDFQADLPPNDIASFDAARVREVRGLCERHEVALGIHPSSAINNAEYVPVMAAAVDDYLAANLDLAVRLGCGWIIGHGGYQFGDLEARRAAAIARMQRLLEGAERNDVTVYFENHNREPEHAEMHYLPHTVEETRWFFDAIESPHFKWAFNVAHGNLVPDGWDGFLAAFGAGNIGQVRLNDNRGDYEVHLVPGEGNIDFAALFAALREAGYEGWFNLGFGGEADKIRVKEWFTGLL
- a CDS encoding SDR family oxidoreductase produces the protein MRDTTLVTGASGYVGGRLVAALERRGTRVRCLARRPELLAGRFAASTEVMAGDLLEPGSLPGPLAGVTTAYYLVHSLGSRGAHGRWEREEERAAEAFAGAARAAGVARIVYLGGLANSDRSEDSGGSAHMRSRQREGGADSAHMRNRQRAGGAGSAHMRSRLRVGAVLRGSGIPTVELRASVIIGAGSLSFEMIRALVQRLPVMVMPRWVSVPAQPIAIADVLDYLVAAGEMDLTGSRVFEIGGAAVTTYRGLMEEYARQCGLRRLLVPVPLLTPHLSSLWLGLVTPLFARVGRKLIESITIPSVVSDPAAAEAFGLRPRDYRDAIRQALADEDARFVATRWADAASALTVERRRWGGVHFGTRLVDSRAVTVAVPAPRAFGPIQRIGGRTGWYYGDWLWRLRGAVDRLLGGPGMKRGRRDGVELRPGDVLDCWRVVAYEPPHRLTLEAEMRLPGRAWLQFEVAPRGDGAEIRQTALYDPVGITGRAYWYLLYPAHEAIFRGMLRRIARYAEGNRRS
- a CDS encoding peptidyl-alpha-hydroxyglycine alpha-amidating lyase family protein; translated protein: MAFGSGDYRYEVAEGWGQLPDGWTWGWIPAVACDSRDRVFVYSRSEHPLVVFDRDGRFLEEWGAGVLDDAHGIFIDGEDNVFCTERNNHCIYKFNARGELVMTIGTPGKKGARDGDPFNLPTDVGIASNGDLFISDGYGNARVHKYSPEGELLLSWGEWGTGPGQFNLSHAVRVDAQDRVWVCDRSNDRIQIFDTEGRYLTEWAGILKPDNIHFDPAGEVVYVAGVHHEVSVYSMAGQRLSTWGGGRSSTTPGEFLACPHGIWADSRGDLYVGQVQAPAQLQKFIRL